The Solea solea chromosome 19, fSolSol10.1, whole genome shotgun sequence genome has a window encoding:
- the setd1ba gene encoding histone-lysine N-methyltransferase SETD1B-A isoform X2, protein MLGPVFALTFRFTGAMHTRLANGMDSSHPVCGSAEKRSHHWRSYKLIIDPALKKGSHKLYRYDGQTFNMPNSGIPPVDIVRDPRIGRLWTKYKETDLPVPKFKIDECYIGPVPPKEVTFARLNDNIREGFLMDMCKKFGEIEAVEILYNPKNKKHLGIAKVVFENVKAAKVAVQSLHNTSVMGNLIHVELDPKGENRLRYFQLLMNGSYTPKTLPVGGEEAREVSPRSLAEALLACEPIRRLSESSLSAAGSTLPPSSSTTPLSLETGYSSLRQDTPQSQGTPHTPRQTSTPFSQDSNYSSRQSTPAYQSSRPESSGGYKSRRHESKFQDAYNRRPERPQYRSNMYRSSTSEQAPFKQHQLTPPEPPLSTPSFTYTTTPSATPTFKSTIPSYQAPLPPAFPPSEPTYHHTAQREEEYLRPPQPPPEAATDFVPIKERPETPPIPEPPPEPAAQPATPPPQTPEHCPSPGSPTLDPERNSLDSRIEMLLKEKRTKLLPFLEERDSDTEVRMVGSPISSSSSQLSPIPPYTSGGQQNSRPSSTGLEDISPTPLPDSEDEEPIPGTASLVKRISSPVHEKMSNSDLKDGHFRCHTPTDNIDTAQQSSGEDMEISDDEMPGTPINSGECGKGIVVNTAVSPMQTIPMPHPGFPHLAHQAGFPIQHHHLAPHSAVPGHPAHLAAHPHHMLAHMAPYAHSMMPLVQMELMNCLRWEQWSTVPMSFQMQQQMLSRIAQTRGPFPYPHFMDSGATAPFGGPYTPLSVGAAPANGNAGTPGQQWQSPSIPKFNPTVPPPGYEGKKEDPHKATVDGVLLVIVKELKAIMKRDLHRKMVEVVAFRAFDDWWDKKEHSAKTSLTPVKGADVKEEERPKPKETMGSSLLENWNKGEGLGYEGMGLGISLRGAIRLPSFKVKRKDPPEAAAASDSKRARPSTPVDDELEDEDRDRDTAGLPLDSSTVDADGLSAKRRHSRPLELDSEGEEEVDTSGKEESLSDREEEPDKTKPTATLSTGEESGDEESDDEEKEDSSSVSASSDSSDDESSASSKASSDSSAESGDSSDNELSSEDEEEAGETGVDDAEDRDKEAVTSLTSSSSASSSSDEEEGAGAEAKPPSPPAAPVLEAHEDKSSKEVMSSKTKRRPPSPKEEPVDLKPPSPKGIAVKERDIGDGNISAVKSEPQEHVAAAPLRPPTPTGSPPDSDQEGKAKGKTKPVEVACTPGQLATPHLDSSTPVPKPVSTPAMHLPLPPHPAIEGRSLLHPPPGPLPDLPQRPRLPTDEDIPRTPGRDLMDRARGLAKSQSTDAVPVTPGGDAPLTGSSLLLSSPHIPGSPFSYPAQSPVLSAGVPRTPGRDLTFTPVFPDPTALALNRKVSSESLDDRPVFKEPPISALPQQAPSEHSASVPEDLPSGLTVDVPVPSDTAASKKKPGRPKGKKIPAASEADESLELSSNSAPLPHEARLEDLAAKVISAKSPNHKSLDFREGDAEPQTDLPGEDGFLSYEDEAPVIAKPTRRARRGWEELLLNSLSPVTTPPRPYFKPRSDFEEMTILYDIWNEGIDDEDIRLLQITYDKMLQQDNGNDWLNDTLWVNHPPTNIPGVKKKRRDDGMRDHMTGCARSEGYYKIDKKDKIKYLESTRLESEEPPVDTQGMSIPAQVHASTRAGSERRSEQRRLLSSFACDSDLLKFNQLKFRKKKIRFCKSGIHDWGLFAMEPIAADEMVIEYVGQNIRQVIADMREKRYEEEGIGSSYMFRVDHDTIIDATKCGNFARFINHSCNPNCYAKVVTVESQKKIVIYSRQPINVNEEITYDYKFPIEDVKIPCLCGAENCRGTLN, encoded by the exons ATGCTAGGTCCCGTTTTCGCTCTCACTTTTCGGTTCACCGGAGCCATGCACACAC GTTTGGCGAACGGCATGGACAGCAGTCATCCTGTCTGCGGCTCGGCGGAGAAGCGGAGTCACCACTGGAGAAGTTACAAGTTGATCATCGACCCGGCGCTGAAGAAGGGGTCACACAAACTGTATCGCTACGATGGACAGACTTTCAACATGCCC AACTCCGGAATTCCACCGGTGGACATCGTCCGAGACCCGAGGATCGGCCGTTTGTGGACTAAGTACAAAGAAACGGATTTACCGGTGCCTAAATTTAAG ATCGATGAGTGTTACATCGGCCCCGTGCCTCCTAAGGAGGTGACATTTGCCAGGCTGAATGACAACATCAGGGAGGGATTTCTCATGGACATGTGCAAGAAATTTGGGGAAATCGAGGCGGTCGAGATCCTGTACAACCCAAAGAACAAGAAGCATTTGGGAATTGCCAAAGTTGTTTTTGAGAATGTGAAAGCTGCCAAGGTGGCCGTGCAGTCGCTGCACAACACTTCTGTTATGGGAAACCTCATCCACGTGGAGCTGGACCCGAAAG GTGAGAATCGCCTCAGATACTTCCAGCTCCTGATGAATGGCAGCTACACTCCGAAGACTCTGCCTGTTGGTGGAGAGGAAGCTAGAGAAGTTTCCCCTCGTAGCCTAGCAGAGGCCTTGCTG GCCTGTGAACCCATCCGTAGGTTGTCAGAAAGCAGCCTGTCAGCCGCGGGATCAACGTTACCACCCAGCAGCTCCACCACTCCGCTGTCCCTGGAGACAGGCTACTCCAGCCTAAGGCAGGACACACCCCAGTCCCAGGGAACCCCTCACACCCCACGTCAGACAAGTACACCCTTCTCGCAAGACTCAAATTACTCCAGTCGGCAATCCACGCCTGCGTACCAGTCCAGTCGGCCTGAGAGCTCCGGAGGATACAAATCCCGGAGACACGAGAGTAAGTTCCAGGATGCATATAACCGCAGACCGGAGAGGCCTCAGTACCGCAGCAACATGTACCGAAGTTCAACGTCTGAACAAGCTCCCTTCAAGCAGCATCAACTCACCCCACCTGAACCTCCACTTTCCACCCCATCTTTCACCTACACAACAACTCCTTCTGCTACGCCCACTTTCAAGTCCACAATACCATCCTACCAGGCTCCTCTGCCCCCTGCATTCCCCCCGTCAGAGCCGACTTACCATCACACAGCTCAAAGGGAGGAGGAATACCTCCGACCACCACAGCCGCCACCTGAAGCTGCCACTGACTTTGTGCCCATCAAGGAGAGACCAGAAACTCCTCCAATCCCGGAGCCCCCACCTGAGCCAGCGGCCCAACCAGCCACCCCTCCTCCTCAGACTCCAGAACACTGCCCCTCACCGGGGTCCCCCACGCTGGATCCAGAGCGCAATAGCCTGGATTCCCGCATAGAGATGCTCCTCAAAGAGAAAAGGACAAAACTGCTGCCTTTCCTGGAGGAACGAGATTCGGACACTGAGGTACGAATGGTGGGAAGTCCgatttcctcctcatcctctcagcTATCCCCAATTCCCCCTTACACAAGTGGCGGGCAGCAAAATTCCCGTCCCTCAAGCACAGGCTTGGAGGATATCAGTCCAACACCACTGCCAGACTCGGAAGATGAGGAGCCAATTCCTGGAACTGCCTCGCTGGTCAAGAGAATCAGTTCACCTGTCCATGAGAAGATGAGCAACAGTGACCTCAAAGACGGACATTTCCGATGCCACACTCCCACTGATAACATAGATACG GCTCAACAGTCGTCGGGAGAAGACATGGAAATCTCCGATGACGAAATGCCCGGGACACCAATCAACAGTGGAGAATGTGGCAAGGGCATCGTTGTCAACACTGCAGTGTCACCGATGCAGACCATTCCCATGCCTCACCCTGGTTTTCCCCATCTAGCACACCAAGCCGGCTTCCCAATCCAACATCACCACCTGGCCCCTCACTCTGCCGTCCCGGGACATCCCGCTCACCTGGCTGCTCATCCTCATCACATGCTCGCGCACATGGCTCCCTACGCACACAGCATGATGCCACTGGTGCAAATGGAGCTAATGAACTGCCTGCGGTGGGAACAGTGGAGCACAGTTCCCATGTCCTTCcagatgcagcagcagatgcTGAGTCGCATCGCTCAGACTAGAGGGCCCTTTCCATATCCACATTTTATGGACAGTGGCGCAACAGCGCCGTTTGGTGGGCCTTACACACCACTGTCCGTCGGTGCTGCACCTGCGAACGGCAATGCAGGGACACCTGGGCAGCAATGGCAGAGTCCCAGTATACCAAAGTTCAACCCTACTGTCCCTCCGCCTGGATACGAGGGTAAAAAGGAGGACCCGCACAAGGCCACGGTGGATGGTGTTCTCTTGGTCATTGTCAAGGAGCTGAAGGCCATCATGAAGAGGGACCTACACCGCAAAATGGTAGAGGTGGTGGCTTTTAGAGCTTTCGATGACTGGTGGGATAAGAAGGAACACTCAGCAAAG ACTTCACTGACTCCAGTGAAGGGTGCAGAcgtgaaagaagaagaaagacccAAACCCAAAGAGACCATGGGTTCAAGTCTGCTGGAGAACTGGAACAAGGGTGAAGGACTGGGCTATGAGGGAATGGGCCTGGGAATCAGTTTGCGAGGCGCCATCCGTCTGCCTTCTTTCAAG GTGAAAAGGAAGGACCCACCTGAGGCTGCTGCAGCGAGCGACAGTAAACGAGCCAGACCGTCTACTCCAGTAGACGATGAGCTGGAGGATGAAG ACCGTGATCGAGACACAGCCGGGCTCCCCTTGGACAGTTCAACAGTGGACGCCGATGGCCTGTCTGCAAAGCGACGGCACTCCCGACCACTTGAACTGgacagtgagggagaggaggaggtggacacCTCAGGGAAGGAGGAGTCTCTGTCTGACAGGGAGGAAGAACCTGATAAAACGAAGCCTACAGCCACGCTGTCGACCGGCGAG GAAAGTGGCGACGAGGAGAGCGATGATGAGGAGAAGGAAGACTCATCCAGCGTGAGCGCTTCCTCGGATTCATCTGATGACG AGAGTTCAGCTTCCTCCAAGGCCAGCTCGGACTCCTCAGCAGAGAGCGGAGACTCCTCCGACAACGAGCTAAGCtcagaagatgaagaggaggcagGGGAGACGGGAGTAGACGACgcggaggacagagacaaagaggcaGTGACGTCCTTGACCTCTTCATCCTCGGCGTCTTCGTCTTctgatgaagaagagggagcGGGGGCAGAGGCCAAGCCGCCGAGTCCACCTGCAGCACCAGTCCTCGAGGCTCATGAGGATAAGAGCAGCAAAGAGGTGATGAGCAGCAAGACCAAACGCAGGCCTCCGAGTCCTAAAGAGGAGCCAGTGGATCTGAAGCCACCGTCACCAAAAGGCATCGCAG TCAAAGAGCGAGACATCGGAGATGGAAACATTTCCGCAGTGAAGTCTGAACCTCAGGAGCACGTAGCAGCAGCGCCCCTTCGGCCGCCAACTCCCACAGGCTCCCCGCCCGACAGTGACCAGGAGGGAAAAGCCAAAGGTAAAACAAAGCCTGTGGAAGTAGCCTGCACCCCTGGTCAATTAGCCACACCCCACTTGGATTCAAGCACACCTGTCCCCAAACCCGTTTCCACACCAGCAATGCACCTGCCTCTCCCTCCTCACCCTGCCATAGAAGGTCGTTCCCTGCTTCATCCACCTCCTGGTCCCCTACCTGACCTCCCACAGCGGCCCAGGCTCCCCACGGACGAGGACATACCCCGCACACCCGGCAGGGACCTAATGGACCGAGCTCGGGGTCTTGCAAAGTCCCAGAGCACGGACGCGGTGCCCGTCACACCTGGTGGTGATGCTCCGCTTACAGGCAGCAGCCTGTTGCTCAGCTCGCCTCACATCCCTGGCAGCCCCTTCTCTTACCCGGCTCAATCCCCTGTCCTTAGTGCCGGAGTCCCCCGCACTCCAGGAAGAGACTTAACCTTCACCCCCGTCTTCCCTGACCCCACAGCACTAGCACTTAATAGAAAAGTATCCTCCGAGAGCCTGGACGATAGACCAGTTTTTAAGGAACCACCCATTAGTGCACTGCCTCAACAAGCCCCGTCAGAGCACTCTGCTAGTGTCCCTGAAGATCTGCCTTCCGGTCTCACTGTAGACGTCCCTGTGCCATCAGACACTGCTGCATCGAAGAAAAAACCTGGACGACCCAAAGGCAAAAAGATCCCAGCTGCCTCTGAGGCCGATGAGTCTTTAGAGCTTTCGTCTAATTCTGCCCCTCTGCCTCATGAAGCTCGCCTTGAAGATCTCGCCGCGAAAGTCATCTCGGCCAAGTCTCCCAACCACAAGAGTCTGGACTTCCGGGAAGGAGACGCAGAGCCTCAGACGGACCTGCCCGGAGAAGACGGCTTCCTGTCCTATGAAGACGAGGCGCCCGTGATCGCGAAGCCGACTCGGAGGGCGCGGCGAGGCtgggaggagctgctgctgaacagcCTGTCCCCGGTCACCACGCCGCCCCGACCGTACTTCAAGCCACGGTCCGACTTTGAGGAGATGACCATCCTGTACGACATCTGGAACGAGGGCATCGACGACGAGGACATCCGCCTCCTGCAGATCACTTATGACAAGATGCTGCAGCAGGATAATGGCAACGACTGGCTCAACGACACACTCTGGGTCAACCATCCTC CTACCAACATCCCTGGagtgaagaaaaagaggagagacGACGGTATGAGGGATCACATGACGGGCTGCGCCAGAAGTGAAGGCTACTACAAGATTGACAAGAAGGACAAGATCAAGTACCTCGAGAGCACGCGGCTGGAGTCGGAGGAGCCGCCGGTCGACACTCAG GGAATGAGTATTCCAGCGCAGGTCCACGCCTCTACCAGAGCTGGCTCGGAGCGGCGGTCAGAGCAGCGGCGTTTGTTGTCATCGTTCGCGTGCGACagtgacctgctgaagttcaaccAGCTGAAG TTCCGTAAGAAGAAGATCAGATTCTGCAAGTCGGGCATCCACGACTGGGGTCTGTTCGCCATGGAGCCCATCGCTGCTGATGAAATGGTCATCGAGTATGTGGGACAGAACATCAGACAG GTGATCGCAGACATGCGGGAGAAGCGCTACGAGGAGGAGGGCATCGGCAGCAGCTACATGTTCCGCGTCGACCACGACACCATCATAGACGCCACCAAGTGTGGCAACTTTGCCCGTTTCATCAACCACAGCTGCAAC CCGAACTGTTACGCAAAGGTCGTCACGGTGGAGTCTCAGAAGAAGATCGTGATCTACTCCAGGCAGCCCATCAACGTCAACGAGGAGATCACGTACGACTACAAGTTCCCCATCGAGGACGTGAAGATCCCGTGTCTGTGTGGGGCGGAGAACTGCAGAGGAACgctgaattaa